From the genome of Sulfurihydrogenibium sp., one region includes:
- the sucD gene encoding succinate--CoA ligase subunit alpha, whose product MSVLVNKNTKVIVQGITGREGSFHAIQCKAYGTQVVGGVTPGKKGENVEGIPVFDTVNEAVKETGADCSLIFVPPPFAADAILEAVDAGIKTVICITEGIPVNDMLPVKQYIKKYYPDTVLIGPNCPGVITPEEAKIGIMPGHIFKKGNVGIVSRSGTLTYEAAYQLTTRGIGQSTAVGIGGDPIPGTVFADVLKWFQDDPETEAIVMIGEIGGTAEEEAAEFIKSYVKKPVVAYIAGVTAPPGKRMGHAGAIISGGKGTAAEKYKALESAGAITVKNPSIIGETVEKILKGN is encoded by the coding sequence ATGAGCGTATTAGTAAATAAAAATACAAAAGTAATTGTTCAAGGAATAACCGGAAGAGAAGGAAGCTTTCATGCTATACAATGTAAAGCATACGGAACACAGGTTGTAGGTGGAGTTACTCCCGGTAAAAAAGGTGAAAATGTAGAAGGAATACCTGTATTTGATACTGTAAATGAAGCGGTTAAAGAAACCGGAGCAGACTGTTCACTAATCTTCGTTCCACCACCATTTGCAGCAGATGCAATTTTAGAAGCAGTAGATGCAGGAATAAAAACAGTAATCTGTATTACAGAAGGTATCCCAGTTAATGATATGCTGCCGGTAAAACAGTACATCAAAAAATATTATCCAGACACAGTTTTAATAGGGCCAAACTGTCCGGGCGTAATCACACCGGAAGAGGCAAAAATCGGAATTATGCCTGGTCATATATTTAAAAAAGGTAACGTTGGAATAGTTTCAAGAAGCGGAACATTAACATACGAAGCTGCATATCAGCTTACAACAAGAGGAATTGGTCAATCAACGGCTGTAGGTATTGGTGGAGACCCAATTCCGGGAACAGTTTTTGCCGATGTTTTAAAATGGTTCCAAGATGACCCAGAAACTGAGGCAATCGTTATGATTGGTGAAATTGGTGGAACAGCAGAAGAAGAGGCTGCAGAATTCATAAAATCTTATGTTAAAAAACCGGTTGTTGCATATATAGCCGGCGTAACAGCACCACCAGGAAAAAGAATGGGACATGCTGGAGCTATTATTTCCGGTGGAAAGGGAACAGCAGCAGAAAAATACAAAGCTTTAGAATCTGCAGGAGCAATAACGGTTAAAAACCCATCAATAATTGGAGAGACTGTAGAGAAGATTTTAAAAGGAAACTAA
- the sucC gene encoding ADP-forming succinate--CoA ligase subunit beta, giving the protein MKVHEHQAKEIFRKYGLPVPRGYPAFDVKEAVEAAEELGTWPVVVKAQIHAGGRGKAGGVKLAKSIEEVQQIASELLGKKLATFQTGPEGLPVSRLYIEEATVIDKEFYVAITLDRSKSKPIIMVSAAGGMEIEEVAATNPEAIITQTIEPFIGLRSYHARELALKLGLPKNLLNKAASIFTTLYKIYIELDASMVEINPLVLTKDGNIVILDAKLEFDDNGLFRHPEIMEMDDPTQISPLEVEAKKFNLNYIKLDGNIACMVNGAGLAMSTMDTIKLAGGEPANFLDVGGSANATQIANAFKIILSDPNVKAIFINIFGGILRCDRLAEGIITAAKEVSINVPVIVRMEGTNVELGKKMLQESGLPLITADTMWEGALKAVEAANKQQ; this is encoded by the coding sequence ATGAAGGTCCATGAACATCAGGCAAAAGAGATTTTTAGAAAGTATGGTCTGCCAGTACCAAGAGGTTATCCAGCTTTTGATGTTAAAGAGGCTGTTGAAGCAGCAGAAGAGCTTGGAACATGGCCTGTTGTTGTGAAAGCCCAAATTCACGCAGGTGGTAGAGGAAAAGCCGGTGGTGTTAAACTTGCGAAATCTATAGAAGAGGTTCAGCAAATAGCATCAGAATTACTTGGTAAAAAACTTGCTACATTCCAAACAGGACCGGAGGGTTTACCGGTTAGCAGATTATATATAGAAGAAGCTACAGTAATAGACAAAGAGTTTTATGTGGCTATTACACTTGACAGAAGTAAATCTAAGCCAATTATCATGGTTTCTGCTGCTGGTGGTATGGAAATAGAAGAAGTAGCAGCAACAAATCCGGAGGCAATCATCACTCAAACAATAGAACCGTTCATAGGATTAAGAAGCTATCATGCAAGAGAGCTTGCTTTAAAACTTGGTCTTCCAAAAAATCTATTAAACAAAGCTGCATCAATTTTTACAACTCTTTATAAGATTTATATAGAATTAGATGCTTCAATGGTTGAAATAAACCCATTAGTTTTAACAAAAGATGGAAATATTGTTATTCTTGATGCAAAATTAGAGTTTGACGATAACGGATTGTTTAGACATCCAGAAATTATGGAAATGGACGACCCAACTCAAATTTCGCCGTTAGAAGTAGAAGCTAAAAAATTCAACTTAAACTACATAAAATTAGATGGAAACATTGCATGTATGGTTAACGGTGCAGGTCTTGCAATGTCAACTATGGACACAATCAAGCTTGCTGGTGGAGAACCTGCAAACTTCTTAGATGTAGGTGGTTCTGCAAACGCAACCCAAATAGCAAACGCATTTAAAATAATCCTATCAGACCCTAACGTAAAAGCAATATTTATAAATATTTTTGGTGGTATTTTAAGATGTGATAGACTTGCAGAAGGTATTATCACTGCTGCAAAAGAAGTATCTATAAACGTTCCTGTAATCGTTAGAATGGAAGGAACAAACGTAGAGCTTGGTAAAAAGATGCTTCAAGAATCAGGATTACCATTAATTACTGCTGACACAATGTGGGAAGGTGCATTAAAAGCAGTAGAAGCAGCAAATAAACAACAGTAA